In one Rhea pennata isolate bPtePen1 chromosome 15, bPtePen1.pri, whole genome shotgun sequence genomic region, the following are encoded:
- the LOC134147153 gene encoding uncharacterized protein LOC134147153: protein MGAARLVGLTVLVCIWFHKVAAQNLIKNSRAQKTEHTLLINEVNADSPGEDTSEFVELYHTSGQTARLDGYYLVFYNGNGNQAYKVLNLQGKVTNSQGFFLIGSSSVNPDMVIPKNTIQNGPDAIALYYGKGNYKEGMSVTSDGLVDALVHKIKKTDRADKLVSILTPDRDAFMEDSTFRTLDESIERCRGADSQWIFQVAVPSPGKDNHCILTSQLNASTVLISEVHAVSSSEEFEYIELQGPHSTVVRDIVLVLIDGRTKDVYFTMDIYGKTSLDGLLLIGPEQSQIPVDLPFPQNSSSPVLRDGANAVALYRGSSSSFVLGKALPAADLVDAFVYTSNEGPDPELLEILTPGRPAYEKKWHQLGDVSMNQCNCCSVTRDSLSYVLSSPTPGKFNDCPSKRFSQTISFCLHVADCQEWLLKSEEILMTLVQALDSSCSCGISVAYFKDSKAVCQDLGLVFTTLLTARSEDQLSSLLLAFKTFLESPRILSFDGRNITAESSCFKDINVPELPPEIAEGTQEPSTQVAKLLISEINPDNPGGREDTEYVELFYTGRTRFNLQGYWLVLYNGKNSLAYRVLDLSGHHTNELGYFLVGSSAVTPAPMIRLPSNTIQNGADAVALYYSNTTFYKVNMAVTAEGLVDAVVYTSRRSEKADQLIKVLVPGQSILYENDSHSTEDESLSRCNGLSAKLQSSFQVTVMTPLGENSCSNSSTLLPSDSAVLINELCLVNGTASYRFIELKGKPGASLEGHSLVFFSEKEGKMYASIPLWGTFGVTGLFVFTPDRGPEHDEMKLTFQDISATSEGYSAIAVYNTNLIPGDMQAKSENLVDALVYTCGPSTGGGRLDFLGPSYIVPCKDDRPVSLSRCSCCNGSAELQFAVSDPTPGLQNSCPQNSFAVDLNLCFLTPNCSTWTVNHKRMLKSMEKMLLNSLEENCSCGISEFYLQELNLTCADSLVKVSGQVWARLPKQQQSIVAWRQGFLDSPHPFSVEGRVLKTSAECVTLKNAPSMSQSVSSFQSWEVALFVVGSLLLVLFLLVGLAFYFIRRHPSNYTSIEMNDCREIAADF from the exons ATGGGAGCTGCCAGGCTGGTTGGACTGACAGTACTTGTTTGCATCTGGTTTCACAAAGTTGCTGCTCAGAATCTTATAAAAAATTCTAGAGCCCAGAAAACAGAACATACTCTTTTGATCAACGAAGTCAATGCTGACAGCCCAGGAGAGGACACTTCTGAGTTTGTGGAGCTCTATCACACCAGTGGTCAAACTGCCCGCTTAGATGGCTACTATCTGGTCTTTTACAATGGCAACGGAAACCAAGCCTACAAGGTTTTGAACCTCCAGGGCAAAGTTACTAACAGCCAAGGGTTTTTTCTCATTGGCTCCTCTTCTGTAAATCCTGATATGGTCATTCCTAAGAACACCATCCAGAATGGCCCTGATGCTATTGCCCTGTATTACGGGAAAGGGAATTACAAGGAAGGCATGAGTGTCACAAGTGATGGTCTGGTAGATGCCTTGGTCCATAAGATTAAGAAGACAGACAGAGCAGATAAGTTGGTCAGTATACTGACCCCTGACAGAGATGCTTTCATGGAGGACTCCACATTCAGGACCTTGGATGAGTCAATAGAAAGATGCCGTGGGGCTGATTCTCAATGGATCTTCCAAGTGGCTGTGCCCAGCCCAGGCAAGGACAACCACTGCATCCTAACTTCTCAGCTGAATGCATCTACTGTCCTGATTAGCGAGGTCCATGCTGTATCTTCCTCTGAAGAATTTGAGTATATAGAGCTTCAGGGTCCTCATTCCACTGTGGTGAGGGACATCGTTCTGGTGCTGATCGATGGACGGACCAAAGACGTTTATTTCACCATGGACATTTACGGCAAAACCTCCCTAGATGGGCTACTTCTGATTGGGCCAGAACAAAGCCAAATCCCAG TGGATTTGCCGTTTCCCCAGAACTCTAGCAGCCCCGTCCTCAGAGATGGTGCCAATGCCGTTGCCCTCTAccgaggcagcagcagcagctttgtcCTGGGGAAAGCGCTGCCAGCGGCCGACCTGGTGGATGCGTTTGTATACACGAGCAACGAGGGACCAGACCCTGAGCTGCTGGAGATCCTGACCCCTGGCAGACCTGCCTATGAAAAAAAGTG gCACCAGCTGGGTGACGTATCCATGAACCAATGCAACTGCTGCTCTGTGACCAGAGATTCTTTGTCCTACGTCCTCAGCAGCCCCACCCCAGGCAAATTCAATGATTGCCCCAGCAAACGCTTCAGCCAGACCATCTCCTTCTGCCTTCATGTAGCAG ATTGCCAGGAGTGGCTCCTGAAGTCAGAAGAGATCCTGATGACTCTAGTCCAAGCCCTTGacagctcctgcagctgtggAATCTCTGTTGCCTATTTCAAAG ATTCCAAGGCAGTCTGCCAGGATCTGGGGCTTGTATTCACCACTTTGCTAACTGCCAGGTCAGAAGACCAGTTGAGCAGCCTTCTGCTAGCCTTCAAGACCTTCCTAGAAAGCCCCAGAATTTTGAGTTTTGATGGAAGGAACATCACAGCAGAAAGCTCCTGCTTCAAGGACATTAACGTGCCAGAATTGCCTCCAG AGATAGCAGAAGGGACACAAGAGCCCTCTACACAAGTGGCCAAGCTACTTATCAGTGAGATAAACCCGGACAAtccaggaggaagagaggacaCAGAGTATGTCGAGCTCTTTTACACTGGACGGACACGATTCAACCTTCAGGGATACTGGTTGGTCCTctacaatggaaaaaatagcCTGGCCTACCGGGTGTTGGACCTGTCTGGCCATCACACGAATGAGCTGGGTTACTTCCTGGTGGGGAGCAGTGCTGTGACTCCAGCACCCATGATCAGGCTGCCTTCAAACACCATCCAGAATGGGGCAGACGCTGTGGCTCTCTACTACAGCAACACCACCTTTTACAAGGTAAACATGGCCGTGACTGCGGAGGGACTGGTGGATGCAGTGGTGTACACATCCCGAAGGTCGGAAAAGGCAGACCAGCTGATCAAAGTGCTGGTACCAGGGCAGAGTATCCTGTATGAAAATGATTCTCACAGCACTGAAGATGAGTCTCTGAGTCGCTGTAACGGCCTGAGTGCAAAACTCCAGAGCAGCTTCCAG GTGACTGTGATGACACCTCTTGGCGAGAACTCCTGCAGCAACTCCTCCACCCTGCTTCCTTCTGATTCTGCTGTCCTCATCAACGAGCTGTGTTTAGTTAACGGCACTGCTTCCTATCGCTTCATTGAGCTGAAGGGGAAGCCCGGAGCCAGCCTCGAAGGACACAGCCTGGTGTTCTTCTCTGAGAAAGAGGGCAAAATGTATGCTAGCATCCCGCTGTGGGGCACCTTTGGAGTCACGGGCCTGTTTGTGTTTACACCGGACAGAGGGCCCGAGCATG ATGAGATGAAGCTGACTTTCCAGGACATCTCTGCTACTAGTGAAGGCTATAGTGCCATTGCTGTGTACAACACCAACTTGATTCCTGGTGACATGCAGGCAAAATCAGAGAACCTGGTGGATGCTTTGGTTTACACATGTGGGCCCAGCACAGGTGGAGGACGTTTGGACTTCCTTGGACCATCTTACATTGTACCCTGTAAAGATGACAG GCCTGTATCTCTGAGCCGTTGTTCCTGCTGCAATGGGagtgcagagctgcagtttgctgtcTCGGACCCTACGCCCGGCTTGCAGAACAGCTGTCCCCAGAACTCCTTTGCGGTGGATCTTAATCTGTGTTTCCTGACACCCA ATTGTTCCACATGGACCGTGAACCACAAGAGGATGCTGAAAAGCATGGAAAAGATGCTGCTGAACTCCTTAGAGGAGAACTGCTCCTGTGGTATCTCTGAGTTCTACCTACAGG agctgaacCTGACGTGCGCAGACTCCCTGGTGAAGGTCTCAGGCCAGGTGTGGGCCCGACTGCCGAAGCAGCAGCAGTCCATCGTAGCTTGGCGCCAAGGCTTCCTGGACAGCCCCCACCCCTTCTCTGTGGAAGGGAGAGTGTTGAAAACCAGTGCTGAGTGTGTCACCTTGAAAAATGCACCGTCGATGTCGCAGAGCGTTT CCTCCTTCCAGAGCTGGGAAGTTGCCCTGTTTGTTGTGGGATCTCTCCTGCTCGTACTCTTCTTGTTGGTTGGCCTGGCATTTTACTTCATCAGAAG ACATCCCTCAAATTACACCAGCATCGAAATGAACGACTGCAGGGAGATTGCAGCAGATTTCTAA
- the LOC134147154 gene encoding uncharacterized protein LOC134147154 isoform X1, with translation MGRLDDHAKKRIVELRKAGLSFRKIKKVLELDNIRVTPQAVYLFLKRKNVEPSQVAGAVLPQPAGDKAQRKADAGQAGWEDEQLWTMLQENEPEQNEQEAVSPKPPTLPSGGATGNEGPCLSDSRDSKEGIKIVSVTSLCKDGGQFGKPVPVGLPSGTQVASGNSDDCSVNRSSALGSCPALLPPAVPQQPLPNRGRLFMPPARNPALIVKKKIVDRAILLQKKVNIQNGQSLSGTTTVLPFLVGVQPAGQPLQASPAVLTTPVSHSANVKDASTQTVLPNTAGPGNQNLAWAGPMLPPAPSSHAIAEKLDAVHTEIQKLSQAMHAVLERQCRLERQQEHQQRLQQEVLMTLQQLSSTVSNGTVPGNQPCVPFSSMAEPSPTVPNFSQFKMELI, from the exons ATGGGCCGCTTGGATGACCATGCCAAGAAGAGGATCGTGGAGTTGCGCAAAGCCGGGCTGAGCTTTCGCAAGATCAAGAAAGTTCTAGAGCTAGACAACATCCGGGTGACCCCTCAGGCAGTGTACCTCTTCCTCAAGCGGAAGAACGTGGAGCCCTCCCAGGTGGCAGGAGCCGTGCTGCCCCAGCCGGCAGGTGACAAGGCGCAGCGcaaggcagatgctggccaggCAGGCTGGGAGGACGAGCAGCTCTGGACCATGCTTCAGGAAAATGAGCCTGAGCAGAACGAGCAGGAAGCAGTGAGTCCCAAGCCCCCCACTCTGCCCAGCGGAGGTGCCACGGGCAATGAAGGGCCCTGCCTCAGTGACAGCCGAGACAGCAAGGAAGGCATCAAGATTGTCAGTGTGACCTCACTCTGCAAGGATGGTGGGCAGTTTGGGAAGCCCGTGCCCGTGGGACTGCCTTCAGGGACCCAAGTGGCCTCCGGGAACA GTGATGACTGCTCTGTGAACCGATCAAGTGCTCTGGGGagctgcccagctctcctgcctccagctgtccCCCAGCAGCCACTGCCCAACCGAGGGAGGCTCTTCATGCCCCCTGCCAGGAACCCAGCCCTGATTGTAAAGAAGAAGATTGTGGATAGGGCTATTCTCCTCCAGAAAAAG GTCAACATTCAGAACGGGCAGAGTCTGTCTGGTACCACGACTGTCCTGCCTTTCCTGGTGGGAGTGCAGCCAGCCGGCCAGCCCCTGCAGGCAAGCCCAGCTGTCCTGACCACTCCAGTGAGCCACAGTGCAAAT GTCAAAGATGCCAGCACTCAAACTGTCCTCCCGAACACTGCAGGTCCTGGAAACCAGAACCTTGCATGGGCGGGACCAATGCTtccccctgctcccagctcaCATGCCATTGCTGAAAAGCTGGATGCTGTACACACAGAGATCCAGAAACTGAGTCAGGCGATGCATGCAGTCCTGGAGAGGCAATGCCGCCTGGAGCGCCAGCAGGAGCATCAGCAGCGACTCCAGCAGGAGGTGTTGATGACGCTGCAGCAGCTTAGCTCCACAGTGAGCAACGGGACTGTGCCAGGAAACCAGCCCTGTGTCCCCTTCAGCAGCATGGCTGAGCCCTCGCCCACTGTGCCAAACTTCAGCCAGTTCAAGATGGAACTCATCTGA
- the LOC134147154 gene encoding uncharacterized protein LOC134147154 isoform X2, with amino-acid sequence MGRLDDHAKKRIVELRKAGLSFRKIKKVLELDNIRVTPQAVYLFLKRKNVEPSQVAGAVLPQPAGDKAQRKADAGQAGWEDEQLWTMLQENEPEQNEQEAVSPKPPTLPSGGATGNEGPCLSDSRDSKEGIKIVSVTSLCKDGGQFGKPVPVGLPSGTQVASGNSDDCSVNRSSALGSCPALLPPAVPQQPLPNRGRLFMPPARNPALIVKKKIVDRAILLQKKVKDASTQTVLPNTAGPGNQNLAWAGPMLPPAPSSHAIAEKLDAVHTEIQKLSQAMHAVLERQCRLERQQEHQQRLQQEVLMTLQQLSSTVSNGTVPGNQPCVPFSSMAEPSPTVPNFSQFKMELI; translated from the exons ATGGGCCGCTTGGATGACCATGCCAAGAAGAGGATCGTGGAGTTGCGCAAAGCCGGGCTGAGCTTTCGCAAGATCAAGAAAGTTCTAGAGCTAGACAACATCCGGGTGACCCCTCAGGCAGTGTACCTCTTCCTCAAGCGGAAGAACGTGGAGCCCTCCCAGGTGGCAGGAGCCGTGCTGCCCCAGCCGGCAGGTGACAAGGCGCAGCGcaaggcagatgctggccaggCAGGCTGGGAGGACGAGCAGCTCTGGACCATGCTTCAGGAAAATGAGCCTGAGCAGAACGAGCAGGAAGCAGTGAGTCCCAAGCCCCCCACTCTGCCCAGCGGAGGTGCCACGGGCAATGAAGGGCCCTGCCTCAGTGACAGCCGAGACAGCAAGGAAGGCATCAAGATTGTCAGTGTGACCTCACTCTGCAAGGATGGTGGGCAGTTTGGGAAGCCCGTGCCCGTGGGACTGCCTTCAGGGACCCAAGTGGCCTCCGGGAACA GTGATGACTGCTCTGTGAACCGATCAAGTGCTCTGGGGagctgcccagctctcctgcctccagctgtccCCCAGCAGCCACTGCCCAACCGAGGGAGGCTCTTCATGCCCCCTGCCAGGAACCCAGCCCTGATTGTAAAGAAGAAGATTGTGGATAGGGCTATTCTCCTCCAGAAAAAG GTCAAAGATGCCAGCACTCAAACTGTCCTCCCGAACACTGCAGGTCCTGGAAACCAGAACCTTGCATGGGCGGGACCAATGCTtccccctgctcccagctcaCATGCCATTGCTGAAAAGCTGGATGCTGTACACACAGAGATCCAGAAACTGAGTCAGGCGATGCATGCAGTCCTGGAGAGGCAATGCCGCCTGGAGCGCCAGCAGGAGCATCAGCAGCGACTCCAGCAGGAGGTGTTGATGACGCTGCAGCAGCTTAGCTCCACAGTGAGCAACGGGACTGTGCCAGGAAACCAGCCCTGTGTCCCCTTCAGCAGCATGGCTGAGCCCTCGCCCACTGTGCCAAACTTCAGCCAGTTCAAGATGGAACTCATCTGA